ATTTCGTCGCCGCCAAGCTTTTTCCACTCTTCCACGAATTTATCGAATTCATCCACGGATACTTGATTCATCATAATCTTGAAGTATACTTCATCCCGCTTCTTCTTCAGGATTTCTTGTCGATCTGCCATGGTTGGAGTCGGTGCACCGTAGAATTTGTTCTGTAAGTACTGTTTATTGTTCTGAATTTCTGGAACAAGTGAATATGCGCCTTTTGGGCCTGAAATCAGATATTCCCACCACATGTTGATATCGGTACCGTCAACATACTTCATGGCACGCTCGTAACGAGTTTTTTGATCTTTCGTCTCCAAAATGCTCTCGTCTTTATTCTCAATCGCTTTTGGCAATATTTCACCGTTATTATCCTTTTGTTTACCAACACGAAGCGGGCTTAGAAGCCAGTAGTTGTTGCCTTTCTCCTTCAGGTCTTTACCATACTCATACACTTTCTGTTCTGGCGTCGGATGATTATCCACGACAATCCAATGGTTCAGCAATTTAATAACGCCTTCCGGATGCTTCGCTTGCTTGGAGATAACATAATATTCGTCAACACCCAAACCTATCTGCGATAGTGCAGGTTCGCTATCCACCGATGGAATCGGGAATACGCCCCACTCTTGTACGACTTTACCATCCTTTACTGCGCCTTTAGCGAGCTGAGCCGGTACCCAAGACTGGCCGTATACGATACCTGCGTTGTTGTTATAGAGGAGCTCTGCTGCTTTCTCCACATCTTTAACGACGAACTCAGGATCAATTAATCCTTTCTTGAACATTTCCTGCAGCGCCTTAAGTGCGTCTTTCACTTGAGGCTGAATGTCACTGTTGACCAAATTGCCATTTCCGTCTTCCATCCAAAGATTTTCATAAGCATGGTAACTATTCAAGAATGCTATTAGTCCTGTAACAGCTGTGGACTGGTTGTTAAATGGATCTTTGCTAATTACAATTCCATACGGTTTCCCAGTGCCGCCTGGATCTTTTGTTTTGAACGCTTCGGCGATCGTCAAGAGATCTGCCATCGTCTTCGGTTCCGGCAGGTTCAATTTCTTCAGCCAGTCCGTGCGTACATAGAGGAACTGATACTGGTACGGATTATAAGAACTTGGAATCCCCATGAGTTTACCGTCGAAAGTGGCGGTCTTCAGTTGCATTCCGCCATCCATCGACAAGAATTTCTTCGTCTCATCCGTCGCATTCTTGTCATATACGTCCGTGATATCCATAATCATATCCGCTTCGGTCAGCTCTTTCAGCTGTGTAGCATTAACCTTCATGAAGTCCGGAAGATCATTGGAGGCGATGGACATCTTCACTTTTTCCTTGAATTGAACGTCATCGGCGGACACCCATTTATTCGTGAGCTTCACACCGATATCTTTCTCATACGCATCATAGACCGAGTTCTTCTCGAAGCTTTCGCCCTCATCGAATTTGAGATACTGATCGCTTGCCGAAACTGTTGAAACTTCAATCACTTCATTTTTTTGTTCCACAGGTGTCTCAGGCTGCTTCTCCCCTTCATTTGTGGTTTTGCCGCATGCCGTGATAGTTAAACTTAGGATCAATGCGACGACCAGAAGTATTCTACTTTTTTTCTTCATATTACCCCTCCACATAGTCTAAAATAGGTCGTGCATCTGCTTCATGCAGCTTCTCTTCCTAGTTCTAGTATAGGAAAGAGAATGGCCCCCATCTATATACTAGTCTTTACTTTCGTATACACCTCTTGACTACCGTCAGGCTTGCCCCTAGAACGCACAAGAGAGGGGGAGTCTCCCCTAGGTTAGGTTGACTCCCCCTTCGCTTCATTGAAACGTTACCGTGTAACAACTCGAATATTCAGCTCCCACGATATTTGACAAGAGCTGATG
This Paenibacillus sp. FSL R5-0345 DNA region includes the following protein-coding sequences:
- a CDS encoding extracellular solute-binding protein: MKKKSRILLVVALILSLTITACGKTTNEGEKQPETPVEQKNEVIEVSTVSASDQYLKFDEGESFEKNSVYDAYEKDIGVKLTNKWVSADDVQFKEKVKMSIASNDLPDFMKVNATQLKELTEADMIMDITDVYDKNATDETKKFLSMDGGMQLKTATFDGKLMGIPSSYNPYQYQFLYVRTDWLKKLNLPEPKTMADLLTIAEAFKTKDPGGTGKPYGIVISKDPFNNQSTAVTGLIAFLNSYHAYENLWMEDGNGNLVNSDIQPQVKDALKALQEMFKKGLIDPEFVVKDVEKAAELLYNNNAGIVYGQSWVPAQLAKGAVKDGKVVQEWGVFPIPSVDSEPALSQIGLGVDEYYVISKQAKHPEGVIKLLNHWIVVDNHPTPEQKVYEYGKDLKEKGNNYWLLSPLRVGKQKDNNGEILPKAIENKDESILETKDQKTRYERAMKYVDGTDINMWWEYLISGPKGAYSLVPEIQNNKQYLQNKFYGAPTPTMADRQEILKKKRDEVYFKIMMNQVSVDEFDKFVEEWKKLGGDEMTKEVNEWYATNKQ